Proteins found in one Gigantopelta aegis isolate Gae_Host chromosome 12, Gae_host_genome, whole genome shotgun sequence genomic segment:
- the LOC121386829 gene encoding 40S ribosomal protein S25-like, with product MGAKKPDPKGGSKKGPAKPKKDGGSGGGKAKKKKWSKGKVRDKLNNLILFDKGTYEKLYKEVPSYKLITPSVVSERLKIRGSLAKAGLRELHAKGQIRLISKHHSQLIYTRATKGEEA from the exons ATG GGAGCTAAGAAGCCAGATCCCAAGGGTGGGTCTAAAAAAGGACCAGCTAAACCGAAGAAGGATGGAGGCAGTGGCGGTGGAAAAGCCAAGAAGAAG aaGTGGTCGAAGGGAAAGGTCCGAGACAAACTCAACAACTTGATTCTGTTCGACAAGGGAACGTACGAGAAACTCTACAAGGAGGTTCCCAGCTACAAACTGATCACGCCCTCCGTCGTGTCGGAAAGATTGAAGATCCGCGGGTCACTCGCCAAGGCTGGTCTTCGCGAACTTCACGCTAAAG GTCAGATCCGACTGATTTCCAAGCATCACTCACAGCTCATCTACACACGGGCGACTAAAGGGGAGGAGGCGTAA